The genomic interval GGGTGACGGTTGAGGTGCTCTACCCGCCGGCGGATTTTGGCGAAAAAAGGGCCCATGACGGCTGGCGCAACACCAACAACAATTCGCTGGTGTTGCGGCTGCGGATGGGGGCCCACACCTTTCTCTTTCCCGGCGACATCATGTCCACAGCCGAGGCTGAGCTGGTGCGCTCCGGTCGTCCGATGTCCGGCGAGACCGTCCTCGTGGCCCCGCACCACGGCAGCCGGACATCCAGTACGCCGGCCTTTCTCAACTGGTCGCGACCCAGTATTGTCGTCGTTTCCTCCCGCGGCGGCGGCCGTGGGCGGCAGCCGCACCCAAGCGTGCTGGCGCGCTACCGGGAGCTGAATGCCGCAGTCTACACGACCTTCAGCCATGGGGCGGTCGCCTTTGCGACCGACGGCCGGCGGCTGCGAATAGACCCTTTCCTCAAGACCATAAGCCTCCCCAACACAGAACGAAACCCATGGTGACGACGTATCCGAAATCGGAGTTATGCGGCGCCGGCACTTTGCGCTTGCGGTTTGACGCGAACTTGCCTATCTTGAACTGGCATGGTCGGCGACCCCTGCGTTGACTCCCGTCGGGGATGACCCTGGAAGACATTGCCGTCATCACCGCTTGTCCGCTGCCCCGCAGCCGGCCGGTATTTTCGCCTTGCTCAGGGCCGTCTGCGCCTGAACCCAATGGCCCCGCAATTCTCGCCGCCAGGCTTGCCTAACGGCGATATGGTGGCGATTCCCCCTTTGCCGCCGCAAATCCGGTCCCTCTCTCCGGAAAAAGGAGGTGCAGTCATGAAATTGAGCACGACCGCCTTTGAGCCCGGCGGGATGATTCCCGCCCGCTACACCTGCGATGGCGACGATATCTCCCCCGAACTAAGTTGGCAGGACCTGCCGGGTGGCACGACCAGCCTGGCGATCATCTGTGATGACCCCGACGCCCCGGCGGGCACCTGGGTGCACTGGGTCTATTACGATATCCCGTTCCAGGTGAACCGCTTGCCGGCAGGGGTTTCCCACCAGGAGCGGCCCGCCAGCGGCGGGGTGCAGGGCGTCAACGATTTCGGCAAACTGGGATATGGCGGCCCCTGTCCCCCCGGAGGAACCCACCGCTACTTTTTCAATCTCTACGCCCTGGACAGTGTTCTGGGGCTGGCGCCGGGGGTCACCAAAAAGCAGCTGCTGAAGGCCATGGCCGGCCATGTGCTGGAACATGCCGAGTTGATGGGGCGCTACAAACGCTGACAGGCCATGGGCATCGCCGCGTAAGGCATAGGGGAAACCCCCATATAAATGAGGATTTCCCCTATAGACAAGTTTTGCGCTCTGTGTAAGAAGAATAAGCAGTCCATTGTCTTCATTTGAGAAATCAAGCCCGACGCATATAACCGGCGCCCAGTCAGGGTTTCGGCACCAGCCTGCAAGATTTGCTTTTCACCAGTTGACTCAATCCATGACCGGGCCTGCCCGGCAGCCTGCCCAAAGCCGTCTGCGACGTGAATCGCTTGGGTATTCCCCGCCTTTTGGGCGGCGCCGGGCGCCGAGGGCGCGATGGCTCTCTGCGGCACGATGCCGTGTGCCGGCAAGCCTCGGGTTTGCGGGCGGCGAAGTCCCCGCCGCAACCGGCCCCTTGAAGGCGCCGGTAAGGAAAGGAGGTGATGGCAGCTCGCGCAAATGGCCGTACCGGCGGACCCCATAACATCCCGCCGGGTGAACACACCCCATCACAGAAGGAGGAGGATGAGATGAAGAAATGCTTCGTTACCACGCTTGTGCTGTTGGTCTGTGCGGGGCTTCCCGCTCTGGCTCTGGCCGAAAGTGCCACCCAGGAGGAGTGCATCGCCAAATCCAAGGAAGCTGCCCAGATGCTCCAGGAAAAGGGTCTGGACGCTGCGGTTGCGGCCATCAACGATAAAGAGGGCCCGTTTGTCTGGAAAGACACCTACGTCTTTCTGATGAATATGGACGGAAAGATGTTGGCGCATCCCATGAGCCCGGCCCTGCTGGAGAAGGACAGCCTGCTCGAGGTCAAGGATGCCAACGATAAGGCCTTGTTTGTGGAGTTCGTCAACGTGGCCGCCCAAGGCGAGGGCTGGGTCGACTATGTGTGGCCGAAACCGGGGGAGGAAGCCCCGTCGCCCAAGAGCACCTACATCTATCAGGTGCCGGGCACCCAGTATTTCGTCGGGGCTGGCATCTACAAGTAACCGCCTGGAGGCCTCAGGCGGGATGCCGATCTGATTTGCAACACCTCAACCCCCGGCCGGCAGCGGGCGTCGAAACCGGATGCCGCCGGGGGTTCACGTGCCGGTTGACTGCGTCACGCGCGCGGTTTTCCGGTTTTTTTTTTGCAGGCTCGAGATGCTGATCTCCGGGGGCGCCGTCGCGCTGCACCGGCCGACACCCAGCGGTGGGCGGTTAAAGGCTCCGGCGGGTGCTGCCGATATCCCTCGGAGTATGCGAAAGAAATTTCTGATCATAGCCGTGGTGGTGGCGGTCGCCCTGGTATCCAATTACCTGGGCTTCGCCCGCGGGTTTGCAAAAGGCACGCGTCACACCAACATCTGGTGGGTGGAGCAGAAGAGCGTCTACTACGACACCCACGAGATCATTCAGAAGCGCCAGCTCAAGAAACACGACTGCCTTTAGGCCGGCGGCACTTCTCCACCCGCCGGGGGGAAATGTTTGCGGCTCGCATCCGGCCCCACCTGACGGGATCCTGGCGGTTGTGGCCCGCCGTCACCGGCGCCGCGGTTTTCCCATTTACCTTTCCCGAACAATCCGCTATAAAATTCGGACTTCCGGCTGCGGGACGCCCGACCGACGGTCGGGCTCTGCACCTTCTTCCTCTCCCGGTGAACGGTTTCAAGATGCGATCAGCGAAACGCCTCACCCTTCTGACCGGTTTGGTGGCACTGATGCTGCTATCGGGTTTCGGGCTTGGGGCCTCGGCCGAGGACCAGCCTGCGGCAGCTCCGGATGAACAGCAGCGGCAGCGTGAACAAATTGCCCAGGAAAGCCTGCGGCGTCTGCAGTCCGCCGTCAAGAAGGACGGGTTCTACAGCGCCCGGGTGGCCCTCAACATCTGGCGCAGCACGGCCCTGGATGCCGGCAATTTTGACCCGGCGCAATTCGAAGCCTTCAAAACCGAGATTTACGAAACCTCCATGCGCGAGAACCTCAAGTGGTTCAACCTCTTTGTGGAACAGAAAAATTTCGACGACGCCCGGGTCTGCCTTGAAGTCTGGCGAATGCACGCCCGGGAGATCGACGCCTTCGATCCCCAGGAGTACGATGCGCTGAAAGAGCGGCTGAAATAATCGCACGCCAAAACGCGGTTCCCCTCCGATGATGCCCGGGTCCCGGCGGGTTGCGCAAGACGTCCAGATCAAAAGCATTTTCCCTTGCAAACCTGCGGGTTAGCAATTGCAAAAGTCGACCCGATGTGCTACTGATCCATCTTTGTAAAGATAACCTTGCTGACCATAAGGGAGAAGAAGGCTAATGACAGAGATATGCTTCAGTTCCTGGGGGGGGGAGGTCGTTGACAATCGTGGCAAAGCGCTCCAGAACTATGCACCGCTTGAAAAGGTGGCGCTTCCCGAGCACTTCAAGCAGGACGAACAGATCAAGGCCCTGATGGGGTGGTACGGCATCGTCCTGCGCTCGGAGACGGTCAATGTGGTGGATCTAAGCCGATCCTACATGGACGCGGTTCGCAGAAACTCCTGCGGCAAATGCACCCCCTGCCGGCTGGGTACCCGGCTGATGGCCGATATCCTGGCCCGCATTTGCGGCGGGGGCGGCCAGCCGGAGGATCTCGATACACTGGAGAGTCTGGCGCAGCTGATCAGCGAGACTTCCAAATGCCACATCGGTCAGTCAGGTCCCCGCCCGATTCTGCACGCGCTGACCTATTTTCGGGATGCCTTCCAGGCGGCCATTACCGAATCCCAGACCATCCCGAAGGGAACCTATCACTCCCGGGTAACCGCCCCCTGCATGGACGCCTGCCCGATCCATCTGGATATTCCCACCTATGTGGAGTGCATCAAGGAGGGCAAGTTTCAGGAATCCCTGGATGTCATTCGCGAGCGCCTGCCGATTCCAGGTGTCGTCGGCCGGGTATGTGTGCGACCGTGCGAATCCCACTGTCGGCGGGCGCTGTTGGACGAGCCGGTTTCGATCAAATATCTCAAGCGTTTCGTGGCCGACCAGGAACTGGACAAACACCAAAGCCCCTCCTTTCAAGTGCAGCCATCCCCCAAGACCGGCAAGGTGGCGATTGTGGGTGCCGGGCCGGCGGGGGTCACCTGTGCCTATCATCTGGCGCGCAAAGGCCATCAGGTGACGATCTATGAGCAGCTCGGAGAGCCGGGCGGCATGGCCGCCGTGGGCATTCCGGATTATCGC from Desulfobacteraceae bacterium carries:
- a CDS encoding YbhB/YbcL family Raf kinase inhibitor-like protein, with product MKLSTTAFEPGGMIPARYTCDGDDISPELSWQDLPGGTTSLAIICDDPDAPAGTWVHWVYYDIPFQVNRLPAGVSHQERPASGGVQGVNDFGKLGYGGPCPPGGTHRYFFNLYALDSVLGLAPGVTKKQLLKAMAGHVLEHAELMGRYKR
- a CDS encoding cache domain-containing protein, producing the protein MKKCFVTTLVLLVCAGLPALALAESATQEECIAKSKEAAQMLQEKGLDAAVAAINDKEGPFVWKDTYVFLMNMDGKMLAHPMSPALLEKDSLLEVKDANDKALFVEFVNVAAQGEGWVDYVWPKPGEEAPSPKSTYIYQVPGTQYFVGAGIYK